The Candidatus Methylomirabilota bacterium genome includes the window CCCCGTGAGGTCCTCGGTGGAGGGGTCGAGCAGCGCGCCGTGGTCGGCGAAGGGGATGTTGTTCAGGTAGAGGCGGTTGTTATCGGCGTCGAACGACGCCCAGCCGCCGTCCTCGCCCTGCATGCCGAGGAACCAGCCGAGGCCCCGCTCCTTCGCGGCCTGCGCGGCGTCGCCGTCCACCCCCGGCACCTTCTCGAGCGCCATGAGGACCATCCCGGTGTCGTCGAGGTCGGGGTAGAAGTCGTTGCGGTACTGGAACGCCCAGCCGCCGGGCTTGACGTGCGGTCGCTTGACCTGCCAGTCGCCCGGCACGAGCACCTGCCGATCGATCAGCCACTCGGCGGAGCGCCGGAGGGCGGGGTGCTCACGCTCGAGGCCGCTCTCGACCAGCGCGTTGATCGTGAGCGCGGTGTCCCACACCGGCGAGGGGCAGGGCTGGTAGTGGATCTCCTCGTCGGTCTCGACCGCGAGCGCCTCGATCTCCTTCAGTTGTCCCATGACGAGCGGGTGGTCGTCGGGGTAGCCGAGCAGCCGCATCGCGAGGATCGAGTTCGCCATCGCGGGATAGATGCCGCCGAGGCCGCCGGGCACGGCGAGCCGCTCCTCGAGCCACGCCCGGGCCGCCTCGATCGCGCGCTTGCGGAGCGGGCGCTTCGTGAAGCGCTCCCAGATCTTCAGGCCGTCGTCCACCGCGACGAAGAAGTTCTTCCAGAAGAGCTTGCGCCAGGTGAAGGGCTCCGGGACGCGTGGGAAGCGGAGGCTCGTCATCTCGCGCGACTCGGGCCACAGCTCGTCGAGCGCCAGGTGGGGCGGCAGCCACTTCACGGGCTTGCGGTCCATGATGATCAGGAGCGGCACGATCACCGTCCGCGACCAGTACGAGACCTCGTAGATGTTGAAGAGGAAAAACGGCGGGGGCAGCAGCATGATCTCGACCGGCATCGCCGGCACGCCGTTCCAGTCGTACTCGCCGAAGAGCGCGAGCAGGATCTTGGTGAAGACGTCGGCCCGCACGGGGCCGCCCATCTCGCGGATGCGCTCGCGCGCGGCGACCATCGCGGGCTCGTCCGCGCTGACGCCGGCCAGCTTCATGCCGAAGTACGCCTTGATCGTGGCCGACAGGTTCGCGGGCCCCTCCTCGAACAGGTTGAAGCCGCCGTCGGGGAGCTGGCGCCGGTGGAGGTACCGGACCGCCTTGGCCTCCTTCTTCCGGTCCACGCGATCGATCAGGTGGCAGAGGAGGAGGTACTCCGACGTGATCGTCGTGTTGGCTTCGAGCTCGCCCACCCAGTGACCGTCGGGTGCCTGATGGGCGAGCAGCCACGCCTGGGCTCGAGCGATTGCGCCGTTGAGGGCCACCACGAGGGCTGATGGTAACATGCGGTCTCGTCGAGTGAAAATGCCCTCATGGATCTGGTGCTCGGAACCCTGACGCTCCGCCCGTACGTGTT containing:
- the shc gene encoding squalene--hopene cyclase, with translation MLPSALVVALNGAIARAQAWLLAHQAPDGHWVGELEANTTITSEYLLLCHLIDRVDRKKEAKAVRYLHRRQLPDGGFNLFEEGPANLSATIKAYFGMKLAGVSADEPAMVAARERIREMGGPVRADVFTKILLALFGEYDWNGVPAMPVEIMLLPPPFFLFNIYEVSYWSRTVIVPLLIIMDRKPVKWLPPHLALDELWPESREMTSLRFPRVPEPFTWRKLFWKNFFVAVDDGLKIWERFTKRPLRKRAIEAARAWLEERLAVPGGLGGIYPAMANSILAMRLLGYPDDHPLVMGQLKEIEALAVETDEEIHYQPCPSPVWDTALTINALVESGLEREHPALRRSAEWLIDRQVLVPGDWQVKRPHVKPGGWAFQYRNDFYPDLDDTGMVLMALEKVPGVDGDAAQAAKERGLGWFLGMQGEDGGWASFDADNNRLYLNNIPFADHGALLDPSTEDLTGRGLELLGTLGYDTSFEPARRAIHFLRHTQRHDGPWYGRWGVNYIYGTWSVLRGLGAIGEDPRHEYVQRAVRWLERRQNRDGGWGETCESYDDPEFAGVGESTPSQTAWALLALFAAGRTSGVAVERGVEYLLKTQRPDGSWDDGLWNGTGFPRVFYLKYHLYAKCFPLWALGVYRSAQR